The following coding sequences lie in one Arachis hypogaea cultivar Tifrunner chromosome 4, arahy.Tifrunner.gnm2.J5K5, whole genome shotgun sequence genomic window:
- the LOC112796650 gene encoding LOB domain-containing protein 4 isoform X2 → MKEGGRKQGSASPCAACKLLRRRCAADCVFAPYFPADEPHKFANVHKVFGASNVNKMLQELPEHQRGDAVSSMVYEANARVRDPVYGCVGAISSLQQQIDALQIQLAVAQAEAVHLRVRQTQTASCSYWTQPHSPTNSASPSSKPIFDIDMGLDHTSYADSMWS, encoded by the exons ATGAAAGAGGGTGGTAGGAAGCAGGGTTCAGCCTCACCTTGTGCTGCATGCAAGCTTCTCCGCCGAAGGTGCGCCGCGGATTGCGTCTTTGCGCCGTATTTCCCGGCCGACGAGCCTCACAAGTTTGCAAATGTGCATAAGGTCTTTGGTGCCAGCAATGTCAACAAGATGCTTCAG GAGCTACCAGAGCATCAGAGAGGAGATGCAGTGAGCAGCATGGTGTATGAGGCAAATGCAAGAGTGAGGGACCCTGTTTATGGCTGTGTGGGAGCCATCTCTTCTCTTCAACAACAAATTGATGCGTTGCAAATCCAATTGGCTGTGGCTCAGGCTGAGGCTGTGCATCTCAGGGTGCGCCAGACCCAGACTGCATCCTGCTCTTACTGGACCCAACCCCATAGCCCAACCAATAGTGCCTCCCCATCCTCCAAGCCCATTTTTGACATCGACATGGGCCTTGACCATACCTCTTATGCAGATTCTATGTGGtcatga
- the LOC112796649 gene encoding protein NRT1/ PTR FAMILY 2.8-like, with product MENATTNSSCEEEQIQDEHASAPETQEAGGWRSVYYIIGNESFEKLASMSLISNLTMYLLTRYNLSAIFVVNVVQIWNGSSNVASIIGAFISDTYLGRFRTLLFGSIASLLGILIMTLTAGIHQLRPANCTNRPHCQWPQPWQLGILFFALAMLSVGAGGIRPCNIAFGADQFDTKTEKGRAQLESFFNWWYFTFTIALVIALTGVVYIQTNVSWTLGFAIPTLCLAFSIAIFLIGRHTYIRKKPQGSVFSDMAKVITAACRKCKLKTSDRTRYYDPAPSESDHNNVRLVRTERFKFLEKAAIISDPSELNEQLKPKNVWRLCSLHQVEELKCLLGILPVWVTGICCFIVMDQQNTFGVLQVIQTNRSIGKHFKVPPGWMNLFSMVALSIWIYIYECIYIRVTKKINKRATRLSMSLRIRIGILLSILCMLVAAIVEQKRRDSALRAKSFASPMSFAVLLPQFALSGLNEAFAAVSIMEFFTTEMPESMRTVAGAVFFLSLSVANYLGSLIVNIIHKATSHGGRNSWLGGHDLNDNKLDYYYYLIAALGVLNFVYFNFFASHFLGKKPSNDTKKVQPKNSIPNQQNGEPPQEKEFDITIDPR from the exons ATGGAGAATGCAACAACCAATTCTTCATGTGAAGAGGAACAAATACAAGATGAGCATGCATCTGCACCAGAGACACAAGAAGCAGGAGGATGGAGATCAGTCTACTACATTATTG GTAATGAGTCGTTCGAAAAATTGGCATCAATGAGTTTGATATCGAATCTGACGATGTACCTGCTAACGAGGTACAATTTGAGTGCGATATTTGTGGTGAATGTGGTTCAAATTTGGAATGGATCATCCAATGTTGCATCCATAATCGGTGCTTTCATTTCTGATACTTATTTGGGAAGGTTTCGCACCCTCTTATTTGGCTCCATTGCATCACTTCTG GGTATATTGATAATGACCCTAACAGCAGGTATACATCAATTGAGGCCTGCTAACTGCACTAATAGGCCACATTGCCAGTGGCCACAACCGTGGCAGCTTGGTATACTCTTTTTCGCCCTCGCCATGTTATCTGTTGGCGCAGGTGGAATTAGGCCGTGCAACATTGCATTTGGCGCTGATCAATTCGATACCAAAACAGAGAAAGGCAGGGCACAATTGGAAAGTTTTTTCAATTGGTGGTACTTCACCTTCACCATTGCACTTGTGATCGCGCTAACTGGCGTTGTCTACATTCAAACCAATGTTAGCTGGACCTTAGGATTCGCCATTCCAACACTCTGCCTTGCTTTCTCAATAGCAATCTTCTTAATCGGCCGGCACACTTACATTCGAAAGAAGCCTCAGGGGAGTGTCTTCTCTGATATGGCAAAGGTGATCACTGCAGCGTGTCGAAAGTGCAAGCTTAAGACCTCTGATAGAACACGTTACTATGATCCTGCTCCATCAGAATCGGACCACAACAATGTTAGGCTTGTTCGTACAGAGAGGTTCAAATTTCTTGAGAAGGCTGCTATAATTTCTGATCCTAGTGAGTTGAATGAACAATTGAAGCCTAAAAATGTTTGGAGGCTTTGTAGCTTGCATCAAGTTGAAGAATTAAAATGCTTATTGGGAATTCTACCAGTTTGGGTGACAGGAATCTGTTGCTTCATTGTAATGGATCAGCAGAACACATTTGGTGTTCTTCAAGTTATTCAAACAAACAGATCAATTGGGAAACATTTCAAAGTTCCACCAGGTTGGATGAACTTGTTCTCAATGGTAGCACTTTCAATTTGGATCTACATCTATGAATGCATCTACATTCGAGTGACAAAGAAAATTAACAAAAGGGCTACTCGGTTAAGCATGAGCCTAAGAATCAGAATTGGGATTCTTTTGTCAATTTTGTGCATGCTTGTGGCCGCGATCGTCGAGCAGAAACGCCGCGACTCAGCTTTGAGAGCAAAATCATTTGCTTCGCCGATGAGCTTCGCAGTGCTGCTGCCACAGTTTGCGCTGTCGGGTCTCAACGAAGCCTTCGCTGCCGTGTCCATAATGGAATTCTTCACAACGGAGATGCCTGAGAGCATGAGGACTGTGGCTGGTGCTGTTTTCTTTCTGAGCTTGTCAGTTGCAAACTACTTAGGATCATTGATTGTGAACATTATCCATAAAGCTACATCACATGGTGGGAGAAATTCATGGCTTGGTGGACATGATTTGAATGACAATAAGCTTGATTACTACTATTATCTCATTGCTGCACTTGgtgttttgaattttgtttacTTCAATTTCTTTGCTAGCCATTTCTTGGGTAAAAAACCTAGCAATGATACAAAAAAGGTGCAGCCAAAGAATTCAATACCAAATCAGCAGAATGGAGAGCCACCTCAAGAGAAGGAATTTGACATAACAATTGATCCAAGATGA
- the LOC112796650 gene encoding LOB domain-containing protein 4 isoform X1, giving the protein MKEGGRKQGSASPCAACKLLRRRCAADCVFAPYFPADEPHKFANVHKVFGASNVNKMLQGIGRLSLICIRRYNTSNDLYELPEHQRGDAVSSMVYEANARVRDPVYGCVGAISSLQQQIDALQIQLAVAQAEAVHLRVRQTQTASCSYWTQPHSPTNSASPSSKPIFDIDMGLDHTSYADSMWS; this is encoded by the exons ATGAAAGAGGGTGGTAGGAAGCAGGGTTCAGCCTCACCTTGTGCTGCATGCAAGCTTCTCCGCCGAAGGTGCGCCGCGGATTGCGTCTTTGCGCCGTATTTCCCGGCCGACGAGCCTCACAAGTTTGCAAATGTGCATAAGGTCTTTGGTGCCAGCAATGTCAACAAGATGCTTCAG GGGATTGGTAGATTATCACTCATATGCATCCGTCGTTATAACACTAGTAATGACTTATAT GAGCTACCAGAGCATCAGAGAGGAGATGCAGTGAGCAGCATGGTGTATGAGGCAAATGCAAGAGTGAGGGACCCTGTTTATGGCTGTGTGGGAGCCATCTCTTCTCTTCAACAACAAATTGATGCGTTGCAAATCCAATTGGCTGTGGCTCAGGCTGAGGCTGTGCATCTCAGGGTGCGCCAGACCCAGACTGCATCCTGCTCTTACTGGACCCAACCCCATAGCCCAACCAATAGTGCCTCCCCATCCTCCAAGCCCATTTTTGACATCGACATGGGCCTTGACCATACCTCTTATGCAGATTCTATGTGGtcatga